The sequence below is a genomic window from Candidatus Marimicrobium litorale.
ACTGGAGCTGGAAAGCGCAGGCCTCCACACTACATCGATCATGGCGTACTCTGCCAAGTATGCGTCCGCCTACTATGGTCCGTTCCGGGATGCCGTTGGTTCGGCGGGAAACCTCAAGGGCGGCAACAAGTTCAGCTACCAGATGGACCCCGCCAATAGTGATGAGGCGCTGCACGAGTGTGCACTGGACCTCGCGGAGGGCGCGGACATGATCATGGTCAAACCCGGCATGCCCTACCTTGATATTGTCAGGCGGGTAAAAGAAGAGTTGAAGGTTCCGACGTTTGCGTATCAGGTAAGCGGAGAATACGCCATGCACGTCGCGGCCTTTGAGCAAGGCTGGCTGCCCCGCGAGCCTGTCATCCTCGAGTCATTACTGTCTTTTAAACGGGCCGGCTGTGATGGAATATTGACGTATTTTGCCCTCGATGCTGCCAGGGCGCTGCAGTAAACCGGGCTGTGCGTCTTTTACTCGCAATCTTCATCCTGTTGCTGTGCGCACAGCAAAGCCACGCCGAGTGCGATTGCCTGTGGCGGGGTTCTTTCAGCGAGGTGCAGGCCGCTACAGATTTAGTGGTCAGCGGCCGCGTCGTCGCTGCCGCAGGTAACTCAATTGACCTGCGCATTTCACGGTTACTGCGCGGCGAGGCGCACCATGAGACGATTCGCGTGTGGCTCAAAACGGCGGACTACTGCCGACCCGAACCCACATTGTTCCCACTGGAAAGCGACTGGGTCATGGCATTGAACCGCATAACGGAGGCAATACCGGGAGGATTCAACCCTGGCACACCCAATGTAAGCTACGGTCGCGTGGGGGACTACAGTCTCTCCAGTTGCGGCGGCTACTGGTTGCGCAGCCGGGGAGATCGAGTCACGGGCAATCTTGTAGACGGGCCCCGCTGGGACTACGAGCCTCCCATGACGCCGGTTTTGCTTGACCTGGTTGCCGACTATGTTCGGGGCGATCTCGGCCGCGCTTCGCTTCAGCGAGCCAGCGCAATCGACCCAAAGCTGCGGGAATTGATGCTCGATACGCGCTCGTTTATAAAAAACGAGAAGTAATACCACACGCCGCAGCAAACCATTTTCGGACAACCGCCCTCTAGCTGCGTTATAACATCAACAGGAAAACCATAACGAGAATAAGATTATGTTTCCATTGCTCGTTCAGCTTCGTAAGGCGCGCACCGGGTGGTTTTACCTGTGTACCGGGCGTTCGGTCTATGACGGAGCTGATGAGGAACACCACCGGCAGCGCATTCTGGTCATGACCAGCGCCTTCCTGCTGTTACTGGTTCTTCTTTTCACCGCGCTCGTTCCCCTGTTTATCCCTCTGAGCGCCCAAGGGAAAATCGCCGCGAATGGTCTTTTTATCGCCACGATAGGCGGCGTGTTGTCGAGCATGATGCTACTGCGCTTGCGTGGCGACCGCATTGCTGCGCTGAACATCATGCTGCTGGTTTATGGTGGCGCTTTTGCCCTCGCCTGCCTGGTTTTAGGCGGAACAAGCTCACCCACCTTTCCTATGCTGCTGCTGATCCCCGCCATGGCCGGCATTGTCGGGAGCGTTCCACTCTGCTTGGCCTGGAGTAGTCTGGTACTTGCTTTCTGGATCGGCATGTTCCAGGCGGAACGCCATGGTATACAGCCACTGCAAATCATCGATGCGCACAACTACTCGCTGGCGATGTTGCTGGCCTACGCTGCCATGTCGCTATCCATTGTCAGCATCATTCTGATTTACGCCGAGATGAACAAGGCGCTGCGCAAGGACCTGCAGGCGACCAATGCCGAGTTGGAACACCTGTCATCACATGACCAATTGACCCGCTTGCCCAACCGCCGTTTCTACGACGAACGTGTGGGTTATGCCTTACACCGCGCGGTAGACAACAACAACCTGGTCGGCATCATGCTACTTGATCTCAATGGCTTTAAAAAAATCAATGACTCTCACGGCCACGGAGCGGGCGACAAATTGCTGGTCACAGTGGCGCAGCGCCTGCAAGGCAGCCTGCGAGAAACAGATCTTGTCGCCCGCCTCGGTGGGGACGAATTCGTCGTCGTACTGGAAGACTTGCAGTCCACCGAGGAAATTACCCGCATCGCGCACAAAGTATCCCATGCGATTGAGCAGCCCTTGCATGTACGGCAGCAAGTATTGACGTTCAGCGTCAGCATCGGCGTATCGATATTCCCGCTGGACGGACGACAAAAACAGGAACTGGAAGAAAAAGCAGACCGGGCAATGTACCTGGCAAAAAAACGGGGCATTCCTATTGCACTGTCCAGCCTCGAGCCATCCGACGTACCGACACCCGCCCGGGCACCCACTACACGTCTCTAATCCGCTTATCGTCTCAAGCGCACCCGCCAGCGCGAGCGATCGAGTCGTCTGTTTCCTGCAATATCAAGCAGCTCTCCCAGCATCATAAGAGATAACCCCCAGATACATCGCCCTTGGTAGTTATAACAGGGGACGGGGATGTCAGCGCCCCTATATTGCCAGAGCATTTCCTCCAGGTTGTTTTCGTTCATCAAAAATGTGAATGGCACCCAGATCACCTCGTCCACCTCGTGATTGAGCGACAAAGCGGCCTCGCGCTCCAACCGAAATACAAACGGGCTTACCGCCATCCCAAGGGCCCCTCTGTGCGGTCTCGCATTGAGCTCCGACAGGCGACCAATGCACCGGTCACTCTCGCCGAGATGCAGACCAATCTCTTCGCCTGTTTCTCGCACTGCGACAGCGAATCCGTTGCGGTCCACTGCATCCATTCGCCCACCGGGGAAGGCCATGTGCCCTGACCAGGGATCACCCTCCCGCTCCGCTCGCTTGATCATCAGAATATGAGGTTCATCATCGTGAACTTGCAGTATCATGGCCACCGCGGAGCGCTTCATAAATTGCCGCAGCCACTTTTTTCCCGGACGATGACGACCGAGCCGTGTTTCGATTAATTGCAAGGGAGATACCGACAATGGGAGCTCTTCTACAGTTCTGGAGGACCTGGCTTCTCTTGTTTGCCGGACATAAGACATCACTACACCGTGATCTACAGACCGAACGGATGACAACCTAACACATGCATTTTGAGCGTGGAAATAATGACGAGTAAAAATCTGGGGCATGGCGACCTCCTCACGTTAGAGGATGTAAGCCTCGTATACCGTGCCCAACCCGCCCTCACGAGGGTCAACTGGACTCTTCAAAAAGGCCAGCAGTGGACCCTGCTGGGGCCTAACGGCGCCGGCAAGACCAGCCTGGCGCGGATCATATGCGACATGGAGGCGCATTTTTCTGGCTCGGTGCTCCGCGCCGCTGCTCTGGGAAAACAGGGCGTCGCCTATGTTTGCTTTGAGGAGGCCAAGGCCCTCTGCGACAGGGATCGCAAACTCGACGACTCGGAGTTCCGGCCTACAGCCAACGACCCAGGAACATCGGTTCGCGCATTAATACTCGCAGGAGCAGTCTCCGACAACCGTCTCGACGCCTGGGCAGAACGACTGCGCATGACACACTTCCTCGACCGAGGGCTACGCTACATTTCTACGGGTGAAATGCGCAAGGCGCTGCTGGTCAGCGCCATTTTGCATGACCCGGCCCTGCTGATACTGGACAGCCCATTGGATGGACTGGATCGCACAAGTCAGGCCGAGATGCGCCTCGTCATGGATGAGCTATTGCACTCGAGTATGCACCTGCTGGTTCTGTGTCGCCAGCTTGATGATATTCCAGAGGGGGCCTCCCATGTCCTGGTGCTGGACCAGGGGAAAGTCTTCGCACAGGGACCACGCCAGGAGGTGGTCGAGAGCGGTCCAGTTAGAGCGCTGATGTCTCCACCTGCGGGGTCATTCGAGGATTTGCCAAGTCCCGCGCCGCGTGCGTATTCCATCCCTGACAATGCGCCGCTGCTCGAATTGAGGGATGTCACTGTACGCTATGGCAACCTCACTGTTCTGGACCGAATTAACTGGACAATGGCACGGGACAACCATTGCTGCATAGCTGGGCCCAACGGCTGCGGAAAAACCACCTTGTTAAGCTTGATAACCGGCGCCAACCACAAGGCCTATGGTCAGGATATTACCCTGTTCGGCAGGAGGCGCGGCAGCGGCGAAAGCGTCTGGGAAATAAAGCAGAAATTCGGGCAGATTGACACTCAATTACAGCTGAACTTCGCCAGGACAATGCGAGTGGTGGAGGTGGTTGTCTCTGGCTTTTTTGATACCGTAGGCCTATACGATGAGTGGGGAGACAAGCAGCGCAAGCTGGCAATGGAGTGGCTGCGAGCACTCGGGTTGGAGCATTTTTCAGGCCAGGGTTTCGATACCTTGTCGTTCGGCTTGCAGCGCATGGTGCTGCTCGCCCGGGCCATGGTGAAATCACCGCTCATCCTGTTGCTGGACGAACCTACGCTCGGCCTGGACGGCCATCATCGCATGCTTATGTTGAGCGCTATTGATCATATTGCACAACACAGCGATACCAGCATCATTTTTGTCAGTCATTCCGTCGGGGAAACGCCAGCCTGTATTAATCAGTACCTGGTATTTTCGCCCCACGACTCAGGCTTCGATCTTGTTTGCCGCTGACACCTTTCGATAAATCAAGGGAAACACAGCGCTGGAGCGAAATAAGGTTAGACTTCATCACCACTAGATTGACAGTACGCCTAGTGCAGACACAAAAGGCGTGATAAATTCCACCTTTATATTGCGGCGATCCGCTACAAGCTAAAAAGCGGCGTTAAGACTAGGAGATTTCCATCCGTGATGCATCACACTAAGCCGGGCAACTGGCTGGCAGTCCTGACGGTTTTGCTGACGGCCTGCGGCGACTCAGACACTCTGAAGGCGCCCGTACCGGAGATCGCGGTCGTCAAAGTTGTAGAGCGCGATACACCTATCACACAGGATTTTGTCGGACAGACCCGCGGATCTACCGATATCCCGATTCGCGCGCGCGTCGAGGGCTTTCTGGAGAGCCGCAACTTCAGAGAGGGTGGTGAAGTCACTCAGGGACAACTGCTCTATACGATCGACCCTCTTCCGTTCAAGGCCAAAGTGTTTGAGGCGGAGGGGCGTCTTGCAGAGGCGCGTACTAAATTAGCCAAGGCCAAGGCAGACCTCGACCGCATTGAACCTCTCGCAAAAATGAATGCCGTCAGCCAGCAGGATCTCGACGGTGCCGTTGCACAGCGAGACGCCGCTGAAGGTTCTGTCAAAGCGGCAGAGGCGCAGCTGGACCTGGCCAATATTGAGCTTGGCTATACCCGCATTCAATCGCCTATAGACGGCATCATCGGAATATCCGAGGCAGAGGTCGGTGAAGTCGTGGGGTCCAACCCCGATACCTTCATTTTGAATTACGTTTCTCTCACCGACCCCATACGTGTGCGCTTCTCCATCAACGAGCGCGATTTCTTGCGACTCAGTCGCTCGCTGGCGAAGGAGCGGCGTATGGGTAAAGACCAGCGTGACGAGTCCGAACGCCCCGACGTGACCATGATCCTCGCCGATGGCAGCGTACACGAGCAGTTCGGAAGGGTGATTGCCTCCGATGCCTCTATCAACCCACAAACAGGCACGTTTAAACTGGAAGCTGATTTTCCCAATCCAGACTCGATTGTCATCGCCGGCCAGTTTGCCCGTGTACGCATTGTTATCGATGACCGAAAAAACGCTCTGCTTATACCGCAGCGGGCACTGTCGGAGTTGCAGGGAAACTTCCGCGTGTTTGTCGTAAACGCCGATGGCACGGTGACACTGCGTGCGGTCGAACCGGGGCCACAGGTCGGGCAGCTAACCGTCATCAACTCCGGGCTTCAGGCGGGGGAAGAGGTTGCTATCGAGGGCCTGTTGAGACTTGGAGATGGCCTGGTGGTCAAGCCCAGGGTAGTGGAATTCCCGGAAACACCTGGGGCCATCGATAAGCCGGGAGCATAGCCCGTGGCTGAGTTCTTCGTTCGACGCCCTATCGTGGCCATGGTCATTGCCATCATCATAGTGATCGTTGGCCTTGTCGCCCTCGGTCGACTGCCGGTTGCACAGTATCCCGAGATCACACCCCCGATGGTCAATGTATCGGCCACCTACACCGGCGCCAACGCCATCAATGTCGAGCAGTCAGTCGCCACGCCCATCGAGCAAAAAGTTAATGGGGTGGAGAACATGATTTATATGGACTCCACTAACTCCAGTGACGGCCGCATGAGTCTGAACGTGTCTTTCGAGGTAGGAACAGATCTCGATATGGCCAATGTGCTCACGCAAAATCGCGTGTCAGAGGCTCAGGCGACATTGCCTGAGGAGGTCAAGCGACTGGGCGTTACTGTGAAGAAGAGGCTGTCATTCCCACTGCTGCTGGTTTCTCTCATATCCCCCAATGGAACCTATGACGAAAGCTTTCTCTCCAACTATGCCGCCATTAACATCGTTGATGAAATTGCAAGAATTCGGGGGGTTGGGCTGGCCGAAGTCCTTGGTGGCAGCATCTCGGAATACGCCATGCGCATCTGGATACGTCCGGACGAACTGGCTAAGCTCGGTCTGACCGTTTCCGACATCACTCAGTCTATCCAGAACCAGAATGTACTGGTACCTGCGGGGCAGATCGGTGGCGAACCCGCACCGCCGGGCACCGAATTCACTTATACCGTAGATACTGGCGGTCGCTTTGAAACGCCCGAAGAATTTGGTGCGGTCGTGGTTCGCGCGAACCCCGACGGCTCTCAGGTACTACTGAGGGACATTGCGAGAATTGAGCTGGGATCACAAAACTACCTGTACAACGTGCGCCTCGACGGACAGGCCTCATCACTGGTGCAGGTCTTTCAGTTACCAGACGCCAATGGCCTCGATGTCGCCGAGAAGGTCATCGCCACCATGGATAGTATTTCAGAGCGCTTCCCGGACGATGTGCAGTACGTTATTTCACTGGACACCACAAAGCCCATTATCGCTGGCATTCGAGAAATCGTCATCACCTTGTTTCAGGCGGTCTCCCTGGTCATCCTGGTAGTCTATATTTTCCTGCAGAACGCGCGCTCCACGCTCATACCCACTCTTACCGTTCCGGTTTCACTGATCGGCGCTTTCGCCGTTTTTCCGCTGCTGGGTTTTTCCATCAACACCCTGTCACTGCTTGGCCTTGTGCTGGCGATCGGTATCGTCGTAGACGATGCGATTGTAGTGGTGGAAGCAGTGGCAGCAAAAATGGATAAAGGGATGGAGGCCAGAGAAGCCACCGTCGAGGCGATGCGTGAAGTCTCTGGACCGATCGTGGCCACCTCGCTGGCGCTGATTGCGGTATTCGTGCCAGTGGCCGCCATGGGCGGCATTACCGGCGCCTTGTACCAGCAGTTCGCCATCACCATCGCGATTTCCGTGGCGATCTCCTCGATTAACGCACTGACACTGAGCCCGGCACTGGCCTCTTCACTACTAAAACCGCCCGGTGAGGCGAAGAGCGTTTTCGACCGGTTTTTCCGATGGTTCAATCACTACTTCGAGATTGCTACCGAAAAGTTCATGGTGTTGACCGGTTACTTTACGCATAAAGTCGGGCGCGCCGGCGGCTTACTGCTGGCGCTGGTTGGCGGTGTCATCCTGCTCTTCCAAATTGTTCCAAGCGGATTCGTACCCGAGGAAGACCAGGCCTATATCATGGCCGGCGTGATCATGCCCGACAGCGCCTCACTGCAGCGTACCAGCGTTGTCATGAAGCAGGTAGAGGACATCCTTGATCAATACGATGCCATCCAGAACTCCACTGTGATCGCGGGCTACAGTATTATGTCAGGCACCTTGCAACCCAATGCCGGCATGGCTTTTATCCAGCTAAAAGATTGGGATGAGCGCCCCGATGCCGAGGATCACGCCACGGAACTGGTGCGACGACTGAATGTTGACCTGGCCATGCACATCAATGAAGGCGCGGCCTTTGCGTTCGGGCCACCGGCGATTCCCGGACTCGGCACGGGCTCGGGCTTCACACTCATGCTGCAAGACCGAGGCGGCAATTCACCGCAATACCTGTTCGAACAATCCAAGCGCTTTATCGAGGCCGCGGCCCTGCGCCCGGAGATCAGCGGCATCCAGACGCTGTTCCGCCCGAGTTCACCACAGATCTTTCTCGATATTGACGACGGCAAGGCACTCAAACTGGGCGTTCCCCTGCGCGACATCAATACGTCGGTGGGCGCCTTCCTGGGCGGTGCCTATGTTAATGACTTCAACCGGTTTGGCCGACTGTATAAAGTGTATGTGCAGGCAGAGCCCGAGTACCGGAATTCAATTGATGGCATCAATATGTTTTACGTGCGCAACAACAAGGGTGACTCCGTACCGCTGTCTACTCTCGTTGAAACCTCGCGCTCCTGGGGTCCGGAATTCACCAATCGCTTCAACCTGTTCCGTTCCGCCAAGTTAACCGGACAACCAGCACCGGGTTACAGCTCGTCCCAGGCACTGGCCGCGCTCGAAGAGGTCGCGAACGAAACACTCCCTGGCGACATGGGTTACAGCTGGTCAGATATGTCTTACCAGGAAAAAGCGGCGGAAGGTTCGGGCTCCGTCGTCTTCATCATGGCACTGGTGTTTGTATTCCTTATTCTTGCTGCGCAGTATGAGAGCTGGTCTCTGCCACTGTCTGTGCTACTGGGAACACCGATCGCCGTATTCGGTGCTATCGGTGGCCTATGGATTGCCAGACTGTTCAGCGAAAGCTACGTCAACAACGTCTTTGCGCAAATCGGGCTGGTGATGCTAATTGGTCTCGCCGCCAAGAATGCGATCCTGATCGTCGAATTTGCCAAGCTGGAAACGGAAAAAGGCAAAGACCCTGTAGAGGCTGCCATGACAGCCGCCAGACTGCGTTTCCGCCCAATCCTGATGACGGCTTTCTCTTTTATCCTGGGCGTACTGCCCCTGTTGGTCGCCAGCGGCGCCGGCGCGGAAGCTCGCAAGGTAATGGGCATGACAGTATTCAGTGGCATGCTCGTCGCCACACTGATCGGCGTGTTAGTGGTGCCCGCGCTTTACGTCATCGTGGAACGCTACATTGCGCGACCTAAACCTGCGCACGACGCAGCGGAGAGTGGCTAATATGTGGAGGCTCCCTGCATTCCTGCTACTGGCAACCCTGTCGGGTGGGTGTACCCTTACACCGGATTACGAGCGACCCGAACTCGACGTTCCCGAGACCTTTGGACCAGAGGATCCTTCAGGGGAATCTATTGCCAACATGGAATGGTGGAATTTGTTTCAGGACGAACAGTTGCAGCTGCTCATTAGCTCGGCACTCGAGGAAAACAAGGACCTGGGAGTAGCTTTGTCGCGCATTGAAGAGGCGCGCTTGAACGTTATTGCAGTCAGGGCCAATCAGTTCCCCTTTTTGAATATGTCGGGCCTGCTAGGACGTGATCGACTCAGTCGTGAACTGGTGCCCGGCGCGCGCTCCAACGACCGCTTTCTGATATCCGGCGACCTGAGCTACCAGATCGACCTGTGGGGTGAGTTTCAAAGGGCGACCGAGGCATCACGCGCCGACCTTCTGGCAACGGAATCTGCCTACCGCAATATTACGATCACCCTGGTGAGCGATGTAGCGAGCAATTACCTGCTGCTGCGCGATCTGGATGCGCGCCTGGCGGTATCCGAGAACACAATGCAAACCCGGCTGCAAAGCCTGGGCATCATCCGGGCTCGCTTCGAGCAAGGCACTGTCTCTGAACTCGATGTACATCAAGCGCAAATTGAGGTCTTCGTTGCTGAGGCCGCTATCGCCTCATTCGAGAGACAGGTCATACAGACACAAAACACGCTGCGTATCCTGCTGGGGCGGAATCCGGGTGCCGTCACCCGCGGCGCAGCCCTCGATAGCCAGATTTTCCCCCCCGTAATCCCCGCGGGTCTACCCTCGGCGCTGCTGCAGAGACGCCCAGACGTAGTGAGCGCAGAAGCAAAACTGGAAGCCGCGACAGCCCGGGTGGGTGTGGCAGAAGCGCTGCGCTACCCCAGCATTTCCCTCACCGGTCGATTTGGCGCAGAGAGTACTGACCTTTCAGACCTCAACTCCGGCGATGCGGAAACCTGGAATATCGGCGCCAATATCCTCGCGCCGATCTTTAATTCGGGGCTGCTGAAGGCCCAGGCTGAGGCGGCCCGACAGCGAGCGGAGCAGGCGTTACTGATTTATGAGGCAACCCTGCAGGAGTCTTTCCGCGAGGTGGAGGACTCCCTCGTCGCGGTGCGCACCTATCGCGACGAGCACGCCGCACAATCCCGCCGGGCTCATTCTGCGACCCAGGCGGCCAAACTCTCCCGGGCACGCTATAACGGTGGCGTTGTAGACTATCTCGAGGTTCTGGATACGGAACGCACCCTGTTTAACGCGGAGCTTGATAAATCGCAGAGCCTGCAACGGTATTACACCGCGATTGTGAGACTGTATGCCGCGCTGGGTGGCGGCTGGTCAGTGGAAAGCTGACTACCCGCTACTGCACGAACCCACGCAGTGCGTCGCACAACCGATTGCTTGTGCAATACAACAACCCGCGTTCTGCGGTCGCGCTTGCTCGCGCACTGTCACCGCGTGCACGATGCGCTTGTGCCATGCCGAGGTAGACCTCCGCGCTGTCCGGGTCAATGCGCTGCGCGCGCTCCAGGTAGGCAAAGGCCTGTTCGTAGTCGCCCCGACGCGTTGCGTACTGCGCCTTCTCCAGCAGGGGTTTCCATGCAGCGCTGGCCGAGGGCGACCCTGACCTGTGCGCCTCCGGCATTGGGGCGGGGACACCCTCACCCGCTGGCGTCTTCACGGGCACAGAATCAGTTGGCTTGGTAAGACTGGAACAACCAGCCAACACCACAGCGTAAACGAGGATCAGCGAGCCCGTGATCGCACGTATAAACGTCATCAATCTTTTCCCCCAAACAAGGTATCAAACCAGTCTCGAATGCCATTATTCTTTTGTGCACCGGCGCAATCAGTGCGCGAGTCAGGCTCCGAGCCCTTAATGAAGGGCAGCAGTCTGGCACGGGGGCAACCCTTGCCGGTCAAAAAGCCATTGCGCTCATCAACCCAATGGGGCTCAACACCGTCTGGCATGCGATAGGCCAGAGGCTGGCGACTGGAGCGCGACATGAAATGCGCCCAGACTTTTAATGCACCACTGCTGCCAGTGAGCCGGGTACTCCCGTTGTCGTCACGACCGATCCAAATCACGGCGAGTAAATCACCCGAGAATCCCGCGAACCAGGAGTCCCGACCCTCGTTGGTAGTGCCCGTCTTGCCGGCAACGTCAAACCCTTCCCCAAGATAGCGATAAGCGCCTTGCCCGGTCCCCTCACGCATAACGGCCCTCAATGCATAGTGCAGCAGGTGCACGGACTGCAGACTCGCGGTGCGATCATATTCCAGCGGATAGCGTCGCAGGGGCTCGCCATTGGCGTCAACGATATCCCGGATGCTGCGCAAGGGCATACGAAAACCGCCTGCCGCAATAGACTGGTACATAACCGCCATATCGATAGGCGCATACTCACCCGCGCCCAGCAGCAGGGCAGGAACCGCCGGCACACCCTTTTCAACCCCCAAACGCGCCAACATGTCCGTTACGTCTGCCAGTCCCAATGTCATACCCAACCTTGCGCTGGCGAGGTTATAGGACTTGGCCAGCGCCTCGTAAAGTGTCACCGACCCGTGTGATCGACGGTCAAAATTTTGTGGTTGCCACGGTGTCGATCCGGGCGTCTTGACCGTCAGGGGCGTGTCGGACAACTCAGTGGCCAGTGAGTATTGAGCAGGTTTCTCCAGCGCCGCCAGATAAACCGCTGGTTTAAGTAGCGAACCGGCCGGACGCCTGGCATCCAGCGCCCGATTAAAGCCCGCAAACTTTGCCCGCCTCCCGCCAAGCAATGCCGCCACTTCGCCTGTATCAAAACGGGTCACCACAGCGGCGCTCTGTAATTCGCCGCTGCTGTCCAGCTGATCCATCACCGCGATAGTGCTGCGCTCTAGTTGCCGCTGCAGTACAGGATCAAAACTGGTAAAGATACTGAGCCCCCGGGTGGCCAGATCTTCATCCCGGTACTCGCGGCGCAGTTGTCGGCGCACCAGGTCCAGAAATGCGGGAAATGAACCCCGAATACTGTGCTGCCGGTTGAGCCCCAGGGGCATGGCTTTCGCCACAGCCGCCTGCTCGACGGAGATAACACCCTGCTCTGCCATCACGCCCAGCACCACGTTACGACGCTCAATCGAACGCTCGGGATTACGCTCGGGGTTATACAGGGAAGGACCTTTGATCATCCCAATCAAAAGCGCTTGTTGAGCAAGCCCCAGCGTGGCCAGGGGCGCATCGAAGTAGTGTTGCGACGCGAGTTCAAAACCATGCACCGAGCGACGCCCTTCCTGCCCGAGGTAAATCTCGTTGATGTAGCTTTCGAGTATCTGATCCTTGTCGTAGTGCAGCTCAAGCAACACCGCCATTACGACCTCTACCAGCTTGCGCACAATGGTGCGCTCAGAGGTCAGGTAGTAGTTCTTCACCAGTTGCTGAGAGATGGTGCTGCCACCGGCCACAACACGCCCTGAACGCAGATTACTCCAGGCCGCTCGTGCTATTCCGGTGATCGAAAAGCCCCAGTGCTGAT
It includes:
- a CDS encoding efflux transporter outer membrane subunit, with the translated sequence MWRLPAFLLLATLSGGCTLTPDYERPELDVPETFGPEDPSGESIANMEWWNLFQDEQLQLLISSALEENKDLGVALSRIEEARLNVIAVRANQFPFLNMSGLLGRDRLSRELVPGARSNDRFLISGDLSYQIDLWGEFQRATEASRADLLATESAYRNITITLVSDVASNYLLLRDLDARLAVSENTMQTRLQSLGIIRARFEQGTVSELDVHQAQIEVFVAEAAIASFERQVIQTQNTLRILLGRNPGAVTRGAALDSQIFPPVIPAGLPSALLQRRPDVVSAEAKLEAATARVGVAEALRYPSISLTGRFGAESTDLSDLNSGDAETWNIGANILAPIFNSGLLKAQAEAARQRAEQALLIYEATLQESFREVEDSLVAVRTYRDEHAAQSRRAHSATQAAKLSRARYNGGVVDYLEVLDTERTLFNAELDKSQSLQRYYTAIVRLYAALGGGWSVES
- a CDS encoding tetratricopeptide repeat protein, which gives rise to MTFIRAITGSLILVYAVVLAGCSSLTKPTDSVPVKTPAGEGVPAPMPEAHRSGSPSASAAWKPLLEKAQYATRRGDYEQAFAYLERAQRIDPDSAEVYLGMAQAHRARGDSARASATAERGLLYCTSNRLCDALRGFVQ
- the mrcB gene encoding penicillin-binding protein 1B; protein product: MFRTSHLFLKLSLFFAVIGGLFVIYLDARITATFSDKMWDLPARVYARPLELFEGAPVKADDFAYELRVLGYRAVNSPRNPGEFSRYRDRFDLYTRGFDFPGEREASRRVLIEFADRRVQRLSAAGSGVDLMRLDPVHIGGIYPQHGEDRALVRLNEVPETLTLGLMAVEDRDFYQHWGFSITGIARAAWSNLRSGRVVAGGSTISQQLVKNYYLTSERTIVRKLVEVVMAVLLELHYDKDQILESYINEIYLGQEGRRSVHGFELASQHYFDAPLATLGLAQQALLIGMIKGPSLYNPERNPERSIERRNVVLGVMAEQGVISVEQAAVAKAMPLGLNRQHSIRGSFPAFLDLVRRQLRREYRDEDLATRGLSIFTSFDPVLQRQLERSTIAVMDQLDSSGELQSAAVVTRFDTGEVAALLGGRRAKFAGFNRALDARRPAGSLLKPAVYLAALEKPAQYSLATELSDTPLTVKTPGSTPWQPQNFDRRSHGSVTLYEALAKSYNLASARLGMTLGLADVTDMLARLGVEKGVPAVPALLLGAGEYAPIDMAVMYQSIAAGGFRMPLRSIRDIVDANGEPLRRYPLEYDRTASLQSVHLLHYALRAVMREGTGQGAYRYLGEGFDVAGKTGTTNEGRDSWFAGFSGDLLAVIWIGRDDNGSTRLTGSSGALKVWAHFMSRSSRQPLAYRMPDGVEPHWVDERNGFLTGKGCPRARLLPFIKGSEPDSRTDCAGAQKNNGIRDWFDTLFGGKD